The following nucleotide sequence is from Thermostaphylospora chromogena.
CCGTCGCGAGGCGCTCCGCATCGCCGGCCTGGCCACGGCGGGGCTCGCGCTCGCCGCCTGCGGCGTGCAGGGGAAGAAGGCCGATCCGCCCAAGGCTGACGCGGTCGCCGACTTCTGGGCGGACAAGAAGCAGAACGGCACGCTGCGCTTCGCCAACTGGCCGCTGTACATCGACAAGGACGGCAAGCGCTATCCGTCGCTGGAGAAGTTCACCGCCGAGACCGGCATCGAGGTCGTCTACCAGGAGCCGATCCAGGAGATGCCCACCTGGTTCGGCAAGATCCAGCCGATGCTCGCCAGCGGCCAGGACATCGGCTACGACGTCATGGTCATGACCAACGGCTTCCAGCTCACCCGGGCGCTGAACCTCGGCTACCTGGCGCCGTTGGACCACTCCAGGCTGCCGAACTTCGCCGCCAACGCCGGCGAGACGTTCAAGAACCCCGCCTGGGACCCGGACAACGCGCACACCATCCCGTGGGCGGCGGGCGTCACCGGCATCGCCTACAACCCCGAGTACGTCGACGAGGTCACCAGCATCCAGGAGCTGTGGAACCCGAAGTACAAGGGCAAGATCGGCATGATGGTCGATACCCAGGAGATCGCCAACTTCGGCATGTTCGCCCTGGGCATCGATCCGGAGAAGGCGGGCCGGGCCGAGTGGGAGAAGGCCGCTGCCAAGCTTCAAGAGCAGCGCGACGCCGGCCTGGTGCGCAAGTACTACGAGAACGACTACGTCGAGGCCCTGGCGCGCGGCGATGTGTGGATCACCATGGCGTGGTCCGGGGACATCTACCAGCAGATCGCGGAGGGTAAGAACCTGAAGTTCGTGGTGCCCGAGGAGGGCGCCACGATCTGGACCGACAACCTGTGCATCCCCAAGACCGCGCGCAACCCGGTGGACGCGCTCATGCTGATGGACTTCGTCTACCGGCCGGAGGTGGCCCGGATGCTCGTGGAGTACATCAACTACATCACGCCGGTCCCCGCCACCAAGGACCTCATCCTGGCCCGTGCGCAGGAGGAGTCGGGGGAGGAGCGCGAGACCTTGGAGGAGCTCGCCAACAGCCCGCTCGTCTACCCCTCCGAGGCCGACCAGGCGCGACTGCGCTCCTACAGTATCCTCAGCACGGCCGATGAGAAGGTTTTCGAGGACATCTTCCAGCCGATCACCCAGGGCTGAGCCGATGGGGAGGCCGGACGCGGCGGCCCGTCGAAGGCGGGAGGGTGAGCGATGAGACGGTTCACGCCCTACCTGCTGGTCCTT
It contains:
- a CDS encoding ABC transporter substrate-binding protein translates to MATAALLRDWKLNHSMDLRTDPVFMRGMTQSRRVSRREALRIAGLATAGLALAACGVQGKKADPPKADAVADFWADKKQNGTLRFANWPLYIDKDGKRYPSLEKFTAETGIEVVYQEPIQEMPTWFGKIQPMLASGQDIGYDVMVMTNGFQLTRALNLGYLAPLDHSRLPNFAANAGETFKNPAWDPDNAHTIPWAAGVTGIAYNPEYVDEVTSIQELWNPKYKGKIGMMVDTQEIANFGMFALGIDPEKAGRAEWEKAAAKLQEQRDAGLVRKYYENDYVEALARGDVWITMAWSGDIYQQIAEGKNLKFVVPEEGATIWTDNLCIPKTARNPVDALMLMDFVYRPEVARMLVEYINYITPVPATKDLILARAQEESGEERETLEELANSPLVYPSEADQARLRSYSILSTADEKVFEDIFQPITQG